One genomic region from Zonotrichia leucophrys gambelii isolate GWCS_2022_RI chromosome 26, RI_Zleu_2.0, whole genome shotgun sequence encodes:
- the ELF3 gene encoding ETS-related transcription factor Elf-3, giving the protein MAGSCEISNIFSNYISAMYQPDEVQPGLDMLGQLGDDSTLGLGLPASQPPAQSTDKPQWFSELPYLWSKVQVLEWISYHVEKNKYDASSIDFSCCNMDGRTLCHCSREQMRRIFGPLGDELYDRLHEITSDELNWIIDLLEKEDATSQTFLNSSQLELGNPCAKDSLEDLKPTNPFTDFTCLPGSMSPGSSDVSGPVMSHSPNSQDSGGSDLDLDPAESKLFPNEHFPGSKKGDSKHGKRKRGRPRKLSKESRDCLENRKSKHSPRGTHLWEFIRDILIHPELNEGLMKWEDRREGVFKFLRSEAVAQLWGQKKKNSSMTYEKLSRAMRYYYKREILERVDGRRLVYKFGKNSSGWKEEEVLNRNKEL; this is encoded by the exons ATGGCAGGATCTTGTGAGATCAGCAACATCTTCTCCAACTACATCAGCGCCATGTACCAGCCTGACGAGGTGCAGCCAGGCTTGGACATGCTGGGACAGCTTGGGGATGACAGCACCCTGGGGCTCGGCCTCCCGGCcagccagcccccagcacagagcacag ACAAGCCCCAGTGGTTCAGTGAGCTCCCCTACCTCTGGAGCAAGGTGCAGGTGCTGGAGTGGATCAGCTACCACGTGGAGAAGAACAAGTACGATGCCAGCTCCATCGACTTCTCCTGCTGCAACATGGACGGGCGCACGCTGTGCCACTGCAGCCGCGAGCAGATGCGCCGCATCTTCGGGCCCCTGGGGGACGAGCTCTACGACCGCCTGCACGAGATCA CCTCTGATGAGCTGAACTGGATCATTGATTTGCTGGAAAAAGAGGATGCGACTTCCCAGACCTTCCTGAACTCCAGCCAGCTGG agctgggaaatCCCTGTGCCAAGGACTCCTTGGAGGACTTAAAGCCCACAAACCCTTTCACAGACTTCACCTGCTTGCCGGGCTCCAtgtccccaggcagctctgatGTCTCAG GGCCTGTGATGTCCCACAGCCCCAACTCTCAGGACTCCGGTGGAAGTGACCTCGACCTCGACCCTGCAGAATCAAAGCTTTTCCCTAATG agcactTTCCAGGCAGCAAAAAAGGCGACAGCAAACACGGCAAGAGGAAACGGGGACGGCCCCGAAAACTCAGCAAGGAGAGCAGAGACTGCCTGGAGAACAGGAAGAGCAAGCACT CCCCAAGAGGCACCCACCTGTGGGAGTTCATCCGGGACATCCTGATCCACCCCGAGCTCAACGAGGGGCTGATGAAGTGGGAGGATCGGCGCGAGGGCGTCTTCAAGTTCCTGCGCTCGGaggctgtggctcagctctggggccagaagaagaaaaacagcagcatgACCTATGAGAAGCTGAGCAGAGCCATGAG ATATTACTACAAACGAGAGATCCTGGAGAGGGTCGATGGACGGCGGCTGGTGTACAAGTTTGGGAAGAACTCCAGCGgctggaaggaagaggaggtgcTCAACAGGAACAAGGAGCTGTAG